A genomic region of Myxosarcina sp. GI1 contains the following coding sequences:
- the ntrB gene encoding nitrate ABC transporter permease yields MTAVQKGTIQSDRESNFLENENVRALLLFLLSLVLFLGLWEIGARMKILSKGFPTATLTIQELWYWVTHPFYNNGPNDLGIGWNLLISLRRVAIGYTIASVIAVPLGILVGISQVAFKAFNPYFQLLKPVSPLAWLPIGLYLFRDSEMTGVFIIAIASIWPTLNNTAFGVANVSSDYLDVAKTLGASKWRTIFKVIIPAALPNIISGLRISMGIAWLVIVAAEMLLGTGLGYFIWNEWNNLYIPNIFVTIFIIGIVGVILDQIFAYLEKLVSFGKK; encoded by the coding sequence ATGACCGCAGTACAAAAAGGAACAATACAAAGCGATCGCGAGAGTAACTTCCTCGAAAATGAGAATGTTAGAGCTTTACTGCTGTTTTTACTCTCATTAGTCCTATTTCTAGGGCTTTGGGAAATTGGGGCGAGAATGAAAATTTTGTCCAAAGGGTTTCCTACTGCCACTCTAACTATCCAGGAATTATGGTATTGGGTTACACATCCTTTTTATAACAATGGTCCCAACGACTTGGGAATTGGCTGGAACCTATTAATAAGCTTGAGAAGAGTTGCGATTGGTTATACCATAGCTTCAGTTATCGCCGTACCATTAGGTATTTTGGTAGGCATTTCTCAAGTAGCTTTCAAAGCCTTCAACCCTTATTTCCAACTGCTAAAACCCGTATCGCCTCTAGCGTGGCTACCTATAGGTCTATATTTATTCCGCGACTCGGAAATGACGGGGGTGTTTATTATTGCGATCGCCAGCATTTGGCCTACCCTTAATAACACCGCCTTTGGAGTTGCTAACGTCAGTTCCGACTATCTCGATGTTGCTAAAACTTTGGGTGCATCTAAGTGGCGGACAATTTTCAAAGTTATTATTCCTGCGGCATTACCCAATATTATTTCTGGGTTACGTATCAGCATGGGTATTGCCTGGCTGGTAATTGTAGCGGCAGAAATGTTGTTGGGTACTGGTTTGGGCTACTTTATCTGGAATGAGTGGAACAATCTTTATATCCCGAATATTTTTGTAACTATCTTCATTATTGGCATTGTGGGCGTTATCCTCGACCAAATCTTTGCTTATTTAGAAAAATTAGTATCTTTTGGTAAAAAATAA
- the cynS gene encoding cyanase encodes MKEFPEITQKLLAAKKDKGMTFKDLEKAVGMDETWIASVIYRQASASMDEATKIVTALGLPESLAEPLTIPPLKGSLDPLIPTDPLIYRFYEIMQVYGMPVKAVVHEKFGDGIMSAIDFSIEVEKVEDPKGDRVQIVMCGKFLPYKKW; translated from the coding sequence ATGAAAGAATTTCCCGAAATCACCCAAAAACTACTAGCAGCAAAAAAAGACAAAGGTATGACCTTTAAAGATCTTGAAAAAGCTGTAGGCATGGACGAAACCTGGATTGCTTCAGTGATCTATCGTCAAGCCAGTGCCAGCATGGACGAAGCCACCAAAATTGTTACGGCTTTAGGTTTACCCGAATCTTTGGCAGAACCTCTAACCATTCCACCTTTAAAAGGTTCTCTCGATCCTTTAATTCCCACCGACCCATTGATCTATCGTTTTTACGAAATCATGCAAGTCTACGGAATGCCAGTTAAAGCTGTGGTTCACGAAAAGTTTGGCGACGGCATTATGAGTGCCATTGACTTTTCTATTGAAGTCGAAAAAGTGGAAGATCCTAAAGGCGATCGCGTACAAATAGTTATGTGCGGTAAGTTCTTACCTTACAAGAAGTGGTAA
- a CDS encoding ABC transporter ATP-binding protein, translating into MTTNTSLNSNHADTVTADSDTTYQISLRDVSKTFSGKNGWLDKLTGKSKSDFTAIENINLNIEHNTFVTIIGPSGCGKSTMLDIIAGLSQATTGTVAINGNVVNKPGPDRGMVFQNYALMPWMTVQDNIGFAVRTVYPKMSVKQQQRVIKENIQLVGLTGAETKHPHELSGGMRQRVGIARALAINPQILLMDEPFGALDALTRGFLQDEIERIWEQQRKTAIMITHSIDEALLLSDRIAMMTKGPAAKIATVLEVPFPRPRDRAEVENHPDYLKLKQEMEDHLYRETKAVEEARIR; encoded by the coding sequence ATGACCACTAACACTTCTCTCAACTCAAACCACGCCGATACTGTGACTGCAGACAGTGACACTACCTATCAAATTTCCCTACGGGATGTTTCTAAAACCTTTTCTGGTAAAAATGGCTGGTTAGATAAGCTGACAGGCAAAAGTAAATCGGATTTTACGGCTATTGAGAATATCAATCTTAATATCGAACATAATACCTTTGTTACGATTATCGGTCCTTCTGGCTGTGGTAAATCGACCATGCTCGATATTATTGCAGGATTGAGTCAGGCAACCACTGGCACTGTGGCTATAAACGGCAATGTAGTAAATAAACCAGGTCCCGATCGCGGTATGGTATTTCAAAATTATGCCCTAATGCCCTGGATGACGGTACAGGATAACATCGGTTTTGCCGTTAGAACGGTTTATCCTAAGATGTCGGTCAAACAGCAGCAGCGAGTTATCAAAGAAAACATTCAGCTTGTCGGCTTAACTGGTGCCGAAACCAAACATCCCCACGAACTATCGGGAGGAATGCGGCAAAGAGTAGGGATTGCTAGAGCTTTGGCGATAAATCCTCAGATCTTACTTATGGATGAGCCATTTGGCGCGTTGGATGCCCTAACTCGCGGCTTTCTACAAGATGAAATCGAGCGGATTTGGGAACAGCAGCGCAAAACCGCGATTATGATTACCCACAGCATCGACGAAGCTTTATTGCTATCCGATCGCATCGCCATGATGACCAAAGGACCAGCAGCCAAAATTGCCACAGTTCTAGAAGTGCCTTTTCCCCGTCCCCGCGACCGCGCAGAAGTAGAAAATCATCCCGACTATCTAAAGTTGAAACAAGAAATGGAAGACCATTTGTATCGCGAAACCAAAGCAGTAGAAGAGGCGAGGATTAGGTAA